The Flavobacteriales bacterium region TTTCTTGTCCCATCTCCCTCGATCAGGTTTGCCTCATCGGGCATGAGAGCGGCCAAGGCTTCCAGTGCTTTACTCGCTCCTAATACGGATCGCATCTCGATCCAATGCCCCACGAGCATCACATCGATGAGTGTGGCGAGTTCCCAAAAGAAGGTCTTGCCTTCGAATCCGAAGATGACGGCCACGGAGTAGAAATAGGCGGCTGAGATGGCAATGGCGATCAAGGTCATCATGCCCGGAGCGCGTCTTTTCAATTCATCAAAGAGGCCTTTCAGAAAGGGCAATCCACCATAGAAGTAGATGATGCTTGACAAGATGAATAGGACATACCGATCTCCATTGAATCCCCAATCTACTCCAATCCAATCTTGGATCATAGGAGATAGAAGCAGCACGGGAATGGTAAGAATGGTCGAGACCCAGAAGCGTTTCTTGAAGTCTTCGATCATCATCTTGTGATGGTCGTGGCCGTGTTCACCATGTTCAGGATTATCATGACCCATTTTAGCATGATCCATTTTGCTGTGATCCATTTTGGAATGATCCATCTGTTCAGAATGCTTACTCTGTTCCATAATCTTTTGATCAAGGATTAAACTCATTCACCACCTTCCCACACTTCAGCATCTTGCTTCCGAAGTATGGATTGCGGATCTCTTTCTCCAAGCTCAGCCAATTTCCACCTGTGTTGTCATCGGCCATGGGGCAGAACTCTTCATAGATCGTATCGTCCATCGGGTCGAAGGTCTTAGCGAGTTCGACCATCTGTGCGGAGAGCGGCTTGAATATCTCACGGATCGCCTCGATGTCCTGCATGTGTTCTATGTGTTCCAGGGTCTTGTTCAA contains the following coding sequences:
- a CDS encoding heavy metal translocating P-type ATPase; the encoded protein is MEQSKHSEQMDHSKMDHSKMDHAKMGHDNPEHGEHGHDHHKMMIEDFKKRFWVSTILTIPVLLLSPMIQDWIGVDWGFNGDRYVLFILSSIIYFYGGLPFLKGLFDELKRRAPGMMTLIAIAISAAYFYSVAVIFGFEGKTFFWELATLIDVMLVGHWIEMRSVLGASKALEALAALMPDEANLIEGDGTRKVKVSELRSGDRIMIKPGEKVPADGLIYEGKSDFNESMLTGESMPVNKTVDEEVIGGAINGNGVVKITVKGIGEESYLSKVIT